The Haloarcula rubripromontorii region GCGCAGTACGAGTCCGAGATCGTCTACCAGAACATGCAGGAACGCTGGGAGGAGAAGGGTGTCATCTTCTGTGACATGGACAAGGCCGTTCAGGAACACGAAGACATCCTCAAAGAGTACTTCATGACCAAGGCCGTGCCGCCGAGCGACAACAAGTTCGCGGCGCTGCACGGCGCTATCTGGTCCGGCGGGTCGTTCGTCTACGTCCCCGAGGACACGACGGTCGACATGCCGGTCCAGGCGTACTTCCGCATGAACTCCGACGGGATGGGCCAGTTCGAGCACACGCTCATCATTGCCGAGGAGAACTCCGAGGTCCACTACATCGAGGGCTGTTCCGCCCCGAAGTACTCCGAGTTCAACCTCCACTCCGGCGGCGTCGAAGTGTTCGTCAAGGAGAACGCACACGTCCAGTACTCGACCGTCCAGAACTGGTCGAAGAACACGTACAACCTCAACACCAAGCGCGCAATCTGCGAGGCCGACGGCACGATGGAGTGGGTCTCGGGCAGCATGGGCTCGAAGGCCACGATGCTGTACCCCTCCACCGTTCTCAAAGGTCCCGGCGCGACAGACAACCACATCACCATCGCCTTCGCCGGCGAGGGCCAGGACATCGACACGGGCGCGAAGGTCTACCACAACGCCCCCGAGACGAAATCCACCATCGAATCGAAGTCCATCAGCAAGGACGGCGGCCGCACGAACTACCGCGGCCTCGTCCACATCGCCGACGGTGCCGAAGACTCCTCGACTTCCGTCGAGTGTGACGCGCTGATGTTCGACAACGAATCCACGTCGGACACGATGCCGTACATGGAGATTCAGGAGTCCAAGGTCGATGTCGCCCACGAGGCGACCGTCGGCAAGATCGGCGACGAGGACGTCTTCTATCTGCAGTCCCGCGGACTGGACGACGACGACGCCAAGCAGATGATCGTTGCCGGCTTCATCGAGCCGATCACGGAGGAACTGCCGATTGAGTACGCCGTTGAGCTGAACCGCCTCATTGAGCTTGAGATGGAGGGGTCGCTCGGATAACCATGAGTACGCAGGTACACGCCAATCTCACAGAGGCGCAGGTAGAACAGATTTCAGACGATCTCGGCGAGCCCGAGTGGCTGCTCGAGACGCGAAAGGACGCGCTCGCCGCGCTCGAGGAGCTGGAGATGCCGGATGTCATCCGGACACCGGGTCGCACCTGGACGAACCTCGACGCGCTCGACTACGAGTCGTTGGTCGACCCGCTCGATTACGCGCAGGACAAGGACCGTATTGACGCCGACGGCGTCGAAGTACTGTCCTGGAGCGAGGCGCTCGACGAGCACGCGGACCTCGTCGAGGAACACTTCGGCAGCGTCGTCGACCCGCAGCGGGACTACCTCACCGCGCTGTCGACGGCCCTGTTCTCGGCCGGCACGGTCGTCTACGTCCCCGAGGGCGTCGATGCCGAAGACGTGAAGATCCGGACGACGATGAACAGCCAGTCGCTGTTCAACTACACGCTCGTTCTCGCCGAGGAGTCCTCGTCGGTGACAATTCTCGAACGTCAGGGGACCGGCGAGACGACCGACGCTGACCAGTACTACTCCGGTATCGTCGAAGTCGTCGCCGAGGAGAACGCCTACGTCCAGTACGGCGCGCTCCAAAACCTCTCGGAAGAGACGTACAACTTCCAGGTCAAGCGCGGCCACGCCGACACATACGCCACGGTCAACTGGATCGACGGCAACATCGGCTCCCGCCTGACCAAGTCCAACGTCGAGACCCGACTGCTGGGAGACTCCTCCGAGTCACAGATTCTGGGTGCGTTCTTCGGCCACGAGGACCAGCACTTCGACATCGCGTCGCGTGTCTGGCACGAGGCCGAACACACCACCGCCGACCTCGTCACCCGCGGCGTCCTCGACGATGACGCCCGGTCGGTGTATGAAGGTGTTCAGGATGTCGGTCGTGAGGCCTGGGACACGTCGTCCTACCAGCGTGAGAACACGCTCATGCTCTCCGACGACTCCGAGGCCGACGCGTCGCCGAAGCTCATCATCAACAACCACGACACCGAGGCCTCCCACTCCGCGACGGTTGGGCAGGTCGACGCGGAGGACATGTTCTACATGACCTCTCGCGGTGTCGACCCCGAGAGCGCGAAGAACATGCTCGTCGAAGGGTTCTACGTCCCCGTGCTCGAAGAGGTGCAGGTCGACGAACTCCGCGAGGACCTCGACCAGCTGATCTACGAGCGCCTGCGAGAGTAGCGAGGTCGCGCAGCGACCCCGGTTTAGCGAGCGGGGAACGCAGCGACCCGCGAGCAGCGAGACGGTTTCGCCGTCTCTATCTCGAAAACGAGCGGGCGGACCACGCAACCAATCTTTCTGTTCAGTGGTCTCCTGAACGCGCAATCAAACCCCTCGTAACCACCGCTGTAGCCATCAGTGAACGGTCAATACACCGCGTGTCATTCTGACCGGAAAGAATATCACTTCGTTCATATGAACTGTCCGTAATGGTCCTCCGAAGATGGTTGCCCGAGCGTCCTCCGACGTGGACAGATGTTCTGGCCGGCCTTCTGATCCTCGTCTGGTTGCCACTCAACGTGGGAGACCTACAGACGATTTACTTGAGCTGGTTCCTGTTCGGATCCGTCGCCGGTTTGGTTTCGATGGGACCACTTGCCAATTCACTGATTGGAGAACGGACTGGAACGTGGTTCCGGAAAATCGGTGTGCTCGGCAGAGCCGCCTCCATTCTTGCTTTCGTCGCCATCGTCTGGTTCGTTCGAGGGCAAGTGGACCTACCAGGTAAAATCGTAACCAGTGCTATCGGTGGATTCCTGCTCTCAATTCTGGTTTACACCCTCTCATATATCCTGTCAGCAGGCGAAATAAGTGGATGGACGCGTTAGGAAGGGGCACACTGAGTCGCTTTGTCGATTCAGTATGGTTGAAACGATAACCCGTGACGGTCACTATGGCGCTCCGGAGTGGTGCGTTGCTCCTTACCGGTCGGACTTGTCCCCGCGAAGCCAGACGTAGTCACACGGGTCCAGCAGGAAGGTGACGCCGCCGTCCTCGATGTGGTAGCCGCCGTCACCGACTGCCCTCGACGTGTCGGCGTCGGGGACCTCCCACTGGAGGACGGGTTCGCGGTACTCGTCGGCGAAGTTATGGGCGAAGATGAACGCAGTGTCGCCGGCGTCGACGCGGTGGACGAGCACGTCCTTGTGGCCCGATTCGGCCAGATGGAGGTCGCCGTCGCTGAGTTCGGGGTTGCGCTTGCGGGCCGCGACGAGACGCTGGATATGTGACAGCAGTGAGTCAGGGTCGGCTTGCTGGTCGGCCACGTTGATGTGTTCGAAGCTGTACTCTTTCCCAACGACCGGCGGGTTGTAGCAGTCCTCGCGGTCGGCCGTCGAGAAGCCGCCGTTTTCGGTGTCGTCCCACTGCATCGGCGTCCGGACTGACTCTCGTTCGTCGAGCCACAGGTCCGAGCCCATGCCGATCTCGTCGCCGGAGAGGATGACTGGTGTCCCCGGATACGCAAAGAGGAGGCTGTGAGCCATCGCGATGCGGTCGTGGTCGTGGCCGAAGAGGTCCGCCAGCCGGAGCCGGTGACCCCGACCGAAAATCCACGAGGAACCGTCATCGGGGCCAAAGTACTCCCGGGCGTGTTCCAGCGCCTCGTGGGGGAGTTTCAGGAGATTCCACTCGTCGTGGTTCCGGAGGAAGTTCGCCCACTGGCCCACGCCGGAGATATCCGGCAGGACCTCGTTCGCGCGGTGGAGCGGCCAAGTGTCTCTAACGCCGACGCCGTACACCATGTGAGCGTTCAGGACGAAGTTGAACATCAGGTCAAACCCCTCGCCGTCGCCGAAGTAGTAATCGAGATGTTCGGGCTGGTCGTCGGCCTCGGCGATGAGTACGGCGTGGTCCTTTGCTGCTGTGACGACGCGTTTCAGTTCTTTGAACAGCTCGATGTCCTCGGTCGTCCCATTGTGCCCTTTCGGCAGTAGCATCGGGTGGGCGGCGTCGATACGGAAGCCGTCTGCTCCCTGGTCCAGCCAGAAGCGCATCACGTCGTGGATTTCGTCGCGGACAGCGGGGTTGGCGACGTTGAGGTCCGGCTGATGGTGATAGAACTGGTGGAAGTAGTGCTTGCCAGCGACCTCGTCGTAACTCCAGACGCCGTCCTCGCGGTCGGGGAAAATGTTGGCTGTCTGGTAAGCATCGTCGAGGTGGCTTGTCCAGAGGTAATAGTCGTGGTATTTCGAGTCGGGGTCCTCGCGGGCGCGCTGGAACCACTCGTGGTCGGTCGACGTATGGTTGAACACGAGGTCGGTGAGGACGCGGATGCCACGTTCGTGGGCGCGGTCGGTGAGTTCCCGGAAGTCTGCCAGCGTTCCCATCCGGTCGTGGACGCTGTAGTAGTCGGCGACGTCGTAGCCGTTGTCCCGGAGTGGGCTCGGATAGAACGGGCGGAGCCAGAGGCAGGTCACGCCGAGGTCTTCGATGTAATCGAGCTTCTCGATGAGGCCCTGGAAATCGCCCCAGCCGTCGCCGTTGCTGTCGTTGAACGTCTTTACGTCCAGTGTGTAGATGACCGCGTCCTTGTGCCAGCCGTGTTCGACCATCCTCATGTGTGTTATCGAGTCCCAGCCCCTGGTAGTTTCGGGTCCGTCCACGGACCGAGCCGAAGGGATGAGGATGCGCCCGGAAGTTTCGGCTCCAGACTGTTACCGAGTACGGGGGTATGAAAGACAACCTCAGTTCGACGACAGGGAACCGCTTAAGTCCGGCCCTCCCCGAACTACGTGTATGACTGGAGCACAGCGCCGAGTGGGGGTGTTACCGTGAGTCTCACACAGCCAGTGGTGTCCGATCATCAGTTGGCCCGGTTGCTACAGATCGGCATCGTCCTCGAAGAGGTCGTCGAGGCACGGGCGGCCAAGCACGCTGAGGAAACGAGCGGAGCGCACGAACAGGCGGTCCTTGACCTCCTCGCACACGCTGAGACAGAGTCAGCTGAGCACCGGCGGCAACTGGAGGCACTCATCGACGACCTCGAAGCAGATACCGTCCCGTTCGAGGAAATCGAGATGCTAGTCGAGGCCCAGTACGAAGCCGACAAGGACTTCGACGGGGTGTTGTACGACCAGCTCTGTAACGAGGAGACGGCGTACAAGTTCTACGACGATCTCATCGAAGCAATCGAGGCGTCCGACGTGACATTCACAATCGACCGCAAGCGGCTGCTTGCCGTGCTGTCGGATATCCGCGAGGACGAGGCGGAGGGAGTCGAAGACGTGACCGATCTGATGGAGGATTATCAATGAACACGCAGGCCCAGTATCTGAAAGCGATCTATCTCACGCAACAGCAGGAAGACGGTCCAGCATCCACCGGCGACGTGGCCGATATGCTTGATGTCAGTCCAGCGAGCGCTAACGAGATGATCGGCAAACTCGAAAGCCGTGGGCTGCTGAACCACGAGAAGTACAAAGGCGTGGACCTCACCGACGACGGCATCGCACAGGCTCGCGAGGCGCTCCAGAACTACTGTATCATCGAGCGGTTCCTCATCGAGGTGCTAGAGGTCGAGGAGTTCCGTGCCGAGGCAAAGCAACTGGAGGGCGTCATCGACGAAACGGTCGCTGATCGTCTCGATACGATTATCGACCGCAAACCTCAGTGTCCCGACTGTTTCGACCCCGAGGGGGATGTCTGTGGCCTGCTCGAAGTCGAGGCTGAAGTCACCAGCGACTGACCGGCCGCTCTCGAAGCGTTCAAGTGCGTTCCGTCGATTATCCTGCATACGGATCGCTCATAGTGAGTGAAGTCCCGTGGTGGTGAGCAAATCCTGTGGATTTGCGCGGTACACGGGACGGACGAAGTGAATGAAGTCCCGTGGTGTAGTGGCCAATCATAAGGGCCTTTGGAGCCCTTGACGGCGGTTCGAATCCGCCCGGGACTATCCTCTGATGAACGAACGTGAAGAGTGGGTGGCTCTCGCGGATTCGACACCCAGAAGACGATGGCTCAAGTCTTCGCGGTTCGAATCCGCCCGGGACTATTCTGTCCGAACAAACTCGTGAACAGCAGATATCCTCGGTGAGTCGAGCCCAGCGGACGAGAACATTTGAGTCCTCGCATGAATAGCCCAACGAGTGTCCCAAATTCTGACACCGAACTGTAGATTTATGATGTTCCGTGCCAACTAGTGGCATATGAAAATCAGGGAGGCAGTGTCGTCGGACCGCCCGGCTATCCGTGACGTGGCGCGTCGCTCGCTAGCGGCGTCGTATTCGCTGGGGCCGAAGGCAATTACGAGCGCTATCGAGGAGTGGTACGATGAAGAGCGTATCAACAAAATACTCACAGAGGAGAGTAATCGGCTGATTCTCGTCGCTGAGCAGGATGGGCAGGTGGTCGGTCTCTCCGAGAGCGTCCTTTCGGGGGATAGTATCGGGACGATACTCTGGCTGCACGTCGACCCAGCGTACCGCGGCGAAGGAATCGGCTCGGCATTGTTTGACGAGACCCACGGAGAGCTCCACGACCGCGGTGCCGAGACGCTCCAGGGGCGCGTGCTGGCCGACAACGTTGAAGGCAACAGCTTCTACGAGGATCGCGGCTTCGAACGCGCTGGCACGGGCGAGGTCGACATCGCTGGGCGGACCTACGTCGAGAACCTCTACACCGACGCCGAAGAGCTCGGACGCGAGCCGATAACCGACGACGGCCGGACGGTCTACGTCGACCACAACAACCACGAGTCCGGGTCGATAGCGCCGTTCCATGTGGTCCACGTCACCGAAGAGGGAAGCGACCGCTACGGGTACTTCTGCAGTAACTGTGAGACGCTGGCGAACGCGATGGATTCGATGGGCCGTATCGAATGTAGCAACTGTGGGAACGTTCGCAAACCGATGCGGTGGGACGCCGCCTATCTGTAACTACGGTGGCGACTGGTCCCCTGTGCGCTGTGACGATTCCTGTCTGTTTGCCGGGAGGAGTATCAGCTTGTAGTACAGGCCGAACAGGCACAGGGCGATACCGACGCCGACGAGCACATCAGTCACCGCGTGTTGGTTCGCCGCGTGGGTCACGATCGAGACGTCGCCGACGGGCATGTGGAGTGGCTGGAGAGGCATATATGCCGATTTATCTATTAGATGTAAAAAGCTGGACTGATGTTCCCAGCCGCTGAGAACCAGTGGCCGGGTGGCCCACAATAGCGGCCCTATCTGACACCGCGTCAGAGATAGTGATGCGTCTCTTCGGGAGACCGCGACGACGGGGTTTAGCCCGCTATCCCCATCTGAAAATGCCGGGTGTGGCAGCCGTTCTCCCTGTCGTAACGCTAAAGAGTCGAACGTACGTCTATATGTGTAAGATGACTATCGAAATCTGTTTCCGGAGGTGGTGCTGTGGGCGTCGAGATTAGGGAGTCACCTGTCTCAGCCGACGCGTTCGAGGAAATGAAGGAGTTCGTCCACGACTACCTCGCGGCGAGCGTCGAAAACGAAGAAGAGGGCGGCCGTATGCGCTGGTATCCGTGGCACTCCGCGGAGTACCGCTTCAACCACATCCTCAACGTCGTCGACATCGCGACAAAAATCGCCCGCAAGGAGGGCGCAAACGTGGACGTGACTCGCGTCGCAGCGTTGTTTCACGACATCGCGAAACTGGAAGCCGAGCAGGACCTCCACGCGGAAGCCGGCGCTCGGATCGCACGTGAGTATCTGCGGGCACATGGTGACTACCCAGAATCGTTCATCGAACAGGTCTGCGCTGCCGTCGAGGCTCACTCGTACCAAGGACCGCTTGACGACCTGCCACTGGAAGTACAGTGTCTCATCGAGGCGGACATCCTAGACAAAGTCGGCGCGAACGGGACCGCCCTGATGCTGTTGCGCATGGGCTATGAGTCCCGGACGCATATGGACGCGGCCGAGATGGTCGACCGCGTCATCGAGCGCGGCGAGGACGCGCGTGAGCGCGTCCAGAGCGACACTGCCGAGTCTATCGTCCACCAGCGGCTCAAGCGGACCCGCTGGTTCCAGGAATGGCTAACGATGGAAGTCGCCGACATGGCCGTCGAAGACGACCTCGATGAGGTGGCGACTGGGATGGGCGATTCATAGCGCCCGCAGCAGGAACAGAACGCCGGTCCCGGCGAGAACAGCGGCACTAATCCATGCGATCAGCGGTGCGAGCCGCTCGATACGCGTTCTCGCGGCGACAATTGCCGCCGGAAATCCCGTAATCCAGATGCCGATCCCGCCGAAAAACCCACCCAGCAGCACCGGGTGGCCGGTTTGTACGGTTAATGCGTTAGTCCCGACCGCGGGCACGTACG contains the following coding sequences:
- the sufB gene encoding Fe-S cluster assembly protein SufB; translation: MSSDQDHLKETDTEKRFEFKKEEKSAFEAEKGLTEETIRVISEDKDEPEWMLERRLRALEQYKEMPMPDGWPGAPDLSEVDVDEIVPYIRPDIETRGGVDDWNDLPEEIQDTFDKLGIPEAEKNALSGVGAQYESEIVYQNMQERWEEKGVIFCDMDKAVQEHEDILKEYFMTKAVPPSDNKFAALHGAIWSGGSFVYVPEDTTVDMPVQAYFRMNSDGMGQFEHTLIIAEENSEVHYIEGCSAPKYSEFNLHSGGVEVFVKENAHVQYSTVQNWSKNTYNLNTKRAICEADGTMEWVSGSMGSKATMLYPSTVLKGPGATDNHITIAFAGEGQDIDTGAKVYHNAPETKSTIESKSISKDGGRTNYRGLVHIADGAEDSSTSVECDALMFDNESTSDTMPYMEIQESKVDVAHEATVGKIGDEDVFYLQSRGLDDDDAKQMIVAGFIEPITEELPIEYAVELNRLIELEMEGSLG
- a CDS encoding alpha-amylase family protein; the protein is MVEHGWHKDAVIYTLDVKTFNDSNGDGWGDFQGLIEKLDYIEDLGVTCLWLRPFYPSPLRDNGYDVADYYSVHDRMGTLADFRELTDRAHERGIRVLTDLVFNHTSTDHEWFQRAREDPDSKYHDYYLWTSHLDDAYQTANIFPDREDGVWSYDEVAGKHYFHQFYHHQPDLNVANPAVRDEIHDVMRFWLDQGADGFRIDAAHPMLLPKGHNGTTEDIELFKELKRVVTAAKDHAVLIAEADDQPEHLDYYFGDGEGFDLMFNFVLNAHMVYGVGVRDTWPLHRANEVLPDISGVGQWANFLRNHDEWNLLKLPHEALEHAREYFGPDDGSSWIFGRGHRLRLADLFGHDHDRIAMAHSLLFAYPGTPVILSGDEIGMGSDLWLDERESVRTPMQWDDTENGGFSTADREDCYNPPVVGKEYSFEHINVADQQADPDSLLSHIQRLVAARKRNPELSDGDLHLAESGHKDVLVHRVDAGDTAFIFAHNFADEYREPVLQWEVPDADTSRAVGDGGYHIEDGGVTFLLDPCDYVWLRGDKSDR
- the sufD gene encoding Fe-S cluster assembly protein SufD encodes the protein MSTQVHANLTEAQVEQISDDLGEPEWLLETRKDALAALEELEMPDVIRTPGRTWTNLDALDYESLVDPLDYAQDKDRIDADGVEVLSWSEALDEHADLVEEHFGSVVDPQRDYLTALSTALFSAGTVVYVPEGVDAEDVKIRTTMNSQSLFNYTLVLAEESSSVTILERQGTGETTDADQYYSGIVEVVAEENAYVQYGALQNLSEETYNFQVKRGHADTYATVNWIDGNIGSRLTKSNVETRLLGDSSESQILGAFFGHEDQHFDIASRVWHEAEHTTADLVTRGVLDDDARSVYEGVQDVGREAWDTSSYQRENTLMLSDDSEADASPKLIINNHDTEASHSATVGQVDAEDMFYMTSRGVDPESAKNMLVEGFYVPVLEEVQVDELREDLDQLIYERLRE
- a CDS encoding GNAT family N-acetyltransferase, whose translation is MKIREAVSSDRPAIRDVARRSLAASYSLGPKAITSAIEEWYDEERINKILTEESNRLILVAEQDGQVVGLSESVLSGDSIGTILWLHVDPAYRGEGIGSALFDETHGELHDRGAETLQGRVLADNVEGNSFYEDRGFERAGTGEVDIAGRTYVENLYTDAEELGREPITDDGRTVYVDHNNHESGSIAPFHVVHVTEEGSDRYGYFCSNCETLANAMDSMGRIECSNCGNVRKPMRWDAAYL
- a CDS encoding HD domain-containing protein, whose translation is MGVEIRESPVSADAFEEMKEFVHDYLAASVENEEEGGRMRWYPWHSAEYRFNHILNVVDIATKIARKEGANVDVTRVAALFHDIAKLEAEQDLHAEAGARIAREYLRAHGDYPESFIEQVCAAVEAHSYQGPLDDLPLEVQCLIEADILDKVGANGTALMLLRMGYESRTHMDAAEMVDRVIERGEDARERVQSDTAESIVHQRLKRTRWFQEWLTMEVADMAVEDDLDEVATGMGDS
- a CDS encoding metal-dependent transcriptional regulator, which produces MNTQAQYLKAIYLTQQQEDGPASTGDVADMLDVSPASANEMIGKLESRGLLNHEKYKGVDLTDDGIAQAREALQNYCIIERFLIEVLEVEEFRAEAKQLEGVIDETVADRLDTIIDRKPQCPDCFDPEGDVCGLLEVEAEVTSD